The following are encoded together in the Ktedonobacterales bacterium genome:
- a CDS encoding thioredoxin family protein, producing MAVTHERFEQGWTYDEFKARMTRNQERFAANERELILDPADVAVFKSLPRSLNVLVIAEDWCGDVINNLPILGRLAEESGKLNLRVFLRDQNADLMDQYLKDGQFRSIPVFAFFDEQFRELGRFIERPASVTERNARKRLEMYAQSPEFGAPDASISELPEDVRARLAEATAAWREEIKPENNQDVVGSLREIVEAVHA from the coding sequence ATGGCAGTGACGCATGAGCGGTTCGAGCAGGGCTGGACCTACGACGAGTTCAAGGCCCGGATGACACGCAACCAGGAACGCTTCGCGGCAAATGAACGCGAACTTATCCTCGATCCGGCTGACGTAGCCGTTTTCAAGAGCCTGCCGCGCTCGCTGAACGTCCTGGTCATCGCCGAAGACTGGTGTGGCGATGTCATCAACAATCTCCCTATTCTTGGCCGTCTCGCCGAGGAAAGCGGCAAGCTCAACCTGCGCGTCTTCCTGCGCGACCAGAATGCCGATCTCATGGATCAATACCTCAAAGATGGTCAGTTTCGCTCCATCCCCGTCTTCGCTTTCTTTGACGAGCAGTTCCGCGAGCTTGGCCGGTTCATCGAACGGCCCGCAAGTGTCACCGAGCGGAACGCGCGTAAACGGCTGGAGATGTACGCTCAGTCCCCTGAGTTTGGCGCTCCTGACGCCTCGATCAGCGAACTGCCCGAAGATGTCAGGGCAAGGCTGGCGGAAGCAACGGCTGCCTGGCGCGAGGAGATCAAGCCAGAAAACAACCAGGACGTGGTGGGCAGCCTGCGCGAGATCGTCGAAGCGGTACACGCCTAA
- the nudC gene encoding NAD(+) diphosphatase has product MASTFQRAYPPAAPESGPAFWLPFRENELLVQESEQGVGLLHTDEAGIASMQPHSALYVGTLDGIACMACEMSAEQPVPRGWRALGLRTLFGQFDDAAYSAAGYASQILHWQRSSRYCPACGAPNGPLAMSWERRCTRCSHIGYPPVIPAVLVLVHNGEHILLAHQPGWGKRYSILAGFVEPGETLEGCVRREVAEEVGIEIDDVTYINSQPWPFPTQLMVGFQARYAAGELHPDQQELDDAAWFHVDALPALPPPLSLSHRLIMAWARSLRPEPAT; this is encoded by the coding sequence ATGGCTTCCACGTTTCAGCGTGCTTATCCGCCCGCCGCTCCTGAGAGCGGCCCGGCGTTCTGGCTCCCATTTCGAGAAAACGAGCTTCTTGTTCAGGAAAGCGAACAGGGAGTCGGTCTTCTGCATACCGATGAGGCGGGCATTGCCAGCATGCAACCGCACAGCGCACTCTATGTGGGAACGCTAGATGGCATTGCTTGCATGGCCTGTGAAATGAGCGCCGAACAGCCTGTTCCCAGGGGATGGCGCGCACTGGGGCTGCGCACGCTTTTTGGTCAATTCGACGACGCGGCCTACAGCGCAGCGGGCTATGCCTCCCAGATTCTGCACTGGCAACGCAGCAGCCGTTACTGCCCGGCCTGTGGAGCGCCGAACGGACCGCTCGCCATGAGTTGGGAGCGCCGCTGTACTCGATGCAGCCATATTGGCTATCCTCCAGTGATCCCAGCTGTTCTCGTCCTGGTCCATAACGGAGAGCATATCTTGCTGGCCCATCAGCCTGGCTGGGGCAAACGGTACAGCATTCTGGCCGGGTTTGTTGAACCGGGCGAAACCTTAGAGGGCTGTGTGCGCCGCGAGGTCGCCGAAGAGGTGGGGATCGAGATAGACGATGTGACCTACATCAACAGCCAGCCTTGGCCCTTCCCTACGCAGCTCATGGTCGGGTTTCAAGCGCGGTACGCCGCTGGCGAACTACACCCCGATCAGCAGGAACTCGATGACGCCGCCTGGTTTCATGTTGATGCGCTTCCCGCATTACCGCCGCC
- a CDS encoding Rdx family protein, with protein sequence MTKRLVKVTITYCSECGYEPQTLALADALMRTFRHELAEIELVPWYDGSFEVAVDGELVHSMYRDDGFPDPSVIIEAVRRHQTAPQPAEAPAVIRQEG encoded by the coding sequence ATGACAAAGCGGCTGGTCAAAGTGACCATCACCTACTGCTCTGAATGCGGCTACGAGCCGCAGACGCTGGCGCTGGCCGACGCCCTCATGAGGACGTTTCGCCACGAACTCGCGGAGATCGAACTGGTCCCCTGGTATGATGGGTCATTCGAGGTTGCCGTAGACGGTGAACTGGTCCATTCGATGTACCGCGATGACGGATTCCCCGACCCCAGCGTCATTATCGAAGCCGTCCGACGCCATCAGACAGCCCCTCAGCCAGCAGAAGCGCCAGCGGTCATCCGCCAGGAGGGATAG